From a region of the Dermatophagoides farinae isolate YC_2012a chromosome 3, ASM2471394v1, whole genome shotgun sequence genome:
- the LOC124494428 gene encoding ethylmalonyl-CoA/methylmalonyl-CoA epimerase gives MLKIHLKNLPISMMYRKRLPLQIFKRYNNNSNSSSGSSWKILRLNHIAIASKAIEESSILYRDKFQMITSDKHAQPDHGVNTMFVDCGNTKIELLDPIANCKSPIENFLDKNPTGGIHHLCFEVDDLEAACNDLRQRGLRLLSERPKIGAHGKPVIFCHPKDCSGVLIELEQA, from the exons ATGTTGAAGatccatttgaaaaatttgccaATATCGATGATGTACCGAAAAAGATTGCCActtcaaatttttaaacg ATATAATAACAATTCTAATAGTAGCAGTGGATCGTCGTGGAAAATTTTACGCCTCAATCATATAGCCATTGCCAGTAAAGCCATCGAAGAATCGTCAATATTGTATCGTGATAAATTTCAGATGATCACATCGGATAAACATGCACAACCAGATCATGGTGTCAACACCATGTTCGTTGATTGTGGCAATACCAAAATTGAACTTCTTGATCCTATAGCCAATTGTAAAAGtccaattgaaaattttttagatAAAAATCCTACAGGTGgtattcatcatctttgtttTGAAGTGGATGATCTTGAAGCCGCTTGTAATGATTTACGTCAACGTGGTTTACGATTATTATCCGAACGTCCAAAAATCGGTGCTCATGGTAAACCGGTTATATTTTGTCATCCAAAAGATTGTTCCGGCGTACTCATTGAATTAGAACAGGCTTAG
- the LOC124494423 gene encoding uncharacterized protein LOC124494423: MSISGLVPHNKMNRTIIEKKDCIIRENTFLSWIYLNYEFVFIYFIMFIILLSSPVLSNDSFNQTIIDSSSSSSQRSNIYSSATIMMNDKSSVAATVASPTNMINSPVDLLNQIDTSLKKFTTSNPMMNFRHKDRRTISSRNVNSIRTRHHSLFWSSSPSSSSSLVTMRQSQSSLSPFSDNSCRSNCSGHGDCYNGTCFCEVEYSGGTCDHPNLKYYISFSTVYYMICVVSFIQLMLCINSEIARQKPRSITRAFRVNIQKALYFFICIATAIRGFYFSSPSNGQLAWTESLMSAYYPILMSGSSLLVCFWAEVFHLDASVEQSHFLDKSFFGFILFNGISYSLYLAEFLLLSFTNPTDTDKGFFMSIFNSIYAFLMLVVVVFFLIYGVEVYFKVRGAFAPDRETESSESISADISQLQQSRLGLISQAVLLLVTILFMLSEVFGFLWKDKVAVLSRNYHQVMFRVVEFGVALWFPCVLWNCIQPEQLWILNPRRILKRRQSQFDHRSMKSLDDDDKCRLANQSVAESEYLVGGRLDAAKSMTTIPECWICYETALSKPEAGPMIQPCLCRGDVSAVHHSCLLRWLMESCSSSTAPVSCKVCGSAYKVEHSQETVWLPAGLTIAHWFKTATIIMIMCCTLGGSIMIVKLFHHMYVKMISVGSAILVEYICLRFLGFNMISAYHRAKLSAIKIMGRRIQINQQQNQNMNNNHLNDNGGSIVEESSSVNFAVAKEQETVHTNNTKNHHNDKQSHSQVELVYMNHTDNNSNDNNMTIITNNNHHHHHHRSNI; the protein is encoded by the exons ATGTCTATTAGTGGCCTGGTGCCTCataacaaaatgaatcgaacaataatcgaaaaaaaagattgtatCATCAGAGAAAATACTTTCTTATCATGGATTTATCTCAActatgaatttgttttcatttattttattatgtttataattttattgtcatcaCCTGTGCTTAGTAATGATagtttcaatcaaacaataattgattcatcatcatcatcatcccaACGTTCCAATATCTATTCATCGGCtacaatcatgatgaatgataaatccTCAGTAGCAGCAACAGTAGCATCGCCGACAAATATGATCAATTCACCAGTAgatttattgaatcaaattgatacatcgttgaaaaaattcactacATCTAATCCTATGATGAATTTTCGCCATAAAGATCGACGTACAATATCGTCAAGAAATGTGAATAGCATTAGAACTCGTCATCATTCTTtgttttggtcatcatcaccatcatcatcatcatcactagtTACAATGAgacaatcacaatcatcattatcaccattttctGATAATTCATGTCGATCCAATTGCTCGGGTCATGGTGATTGTTATAATGGTACTTGTTTCTGTGAG GTTGAATATAGCGGTGGAACGTGTGATCATCCAAATCTTAAATATTATATTTCCTTTTCAACCGTTTACTATATGATTTGTGttgtatcattcattcagctTATGTTGTGTATTAATTCAGAGATTGCAAGACAAAAACCACGATCAATAACAAGAGCATTCCGTGTAAACATCCAAAAGGCACtgtattttttcatctgtaTTGCAACAGCAATTcgtggtttttattttagttCACCATCAAATGGTCAATTAGCATGGACCGAAAGTTTAATGTCTGCCTATTATCCAATACTGATGAgtggatcatcattgttggtCTGTTTTTGGGCCGAG GTTTTCCATTTGGATGCCAGTGTTGAACAATCTCATTTTTTGGACAAATCTTTTTTCGGATTCATTCTATTCAACGGTATTAGTTATTCACTTTATCTGGCTGAATTTCTTCTATTATCTTTTACGAATCCTACAGATACTGACAAG GGTTTTTTCATGAGCATATTCAACAGTATCTATGCATTCTTAATGCTTGTTGTAGTCGTATTCTTTCTCATCTATGGTGTTGAAGTTTATTTCAAAGTTCGTGGAGCATTCGCTCCTGATCGTGAAACTGAATCATCCGAATCGATAAGCGCCGATATTTCACAATTGCAACAATCCCGTTTAGGATTGATTTCACAAGCCGTATTATTGCTGGtgacaattttatttatgcTTTCCGAAGTATTCGGTTTCCTTTGGAAAGATAAGGTTGCAGTTTTATCACGAAACTATCATCAAGTCATGTTTCGGGTGGTTGAATTTGGTGTTGCATTATGGTTTCCTTGTGTACTATGGAATTGTATACAGCCTGAACAGCTTTGGATTCTGAATCCACGAAGAATACTGAAACGAAGACAATCACAATTTGATCATCGATCTATGAAAtctttggatgatgatgataaatgtcGTTTGGCAAATCAAAGTGTGGCCGAATCGGAATATCTGGTGGGAGGTCGTTTGGATGCTGCAAAAAGCATGACCACCATACCAGAATGTTGGATTTGTTATGAAACAGCTTTATCGAAACCAGAAGCCGGTCCAATGATTCAACCATGTTTATGTCGAGGTGATGTATCGGCTGTACATCATAGCTGTTTACTACGATGGCTAATGGAATCATGTTCAAGTTCTACTGCTCCGGTTTCCTGTAAAGTTTGTGGCAGTGCTTACAAGGTTGAACATTCACAAGAAACTGTTTGGCTTCCAGCCGGTTTAACCATTGCTCATTGGTTTAAGACTGCTaccatcataatgatcatgtgTTGTACGCTTGGTGGTTCCATCATGATCGTTAAGCTATTTCATCATATGTACGTCAAAATGATATCGGTTGGATCTGCAATTCTGGTCGAATATATTTGTCTCAG ATTTCTTGGATTCAATATGATTTCGGCTTATCATCGAGCCAAATTATCTGCAATCAAAATTATGGGACGACGAATTCagatcaatcaacaacaaaatcaaaatatgaataataatcatctaaatgataatggtggttcAATTGttgaagaatcatcatcggtaaATTTTGCAGTGGCCAAAGAACAGGAAACGGTTCATACgaacaatacaaaaaatcatcataacgaTAAACAATCACATTCACAAGTAGAATTGGTATATATGAATCATACCGATAATAAttctaatgataataatatgacaattattaccaataataatcatcatcatcatcatcatcgatcaaacATTTAA